In Cucurbita pepo subsp. pepo cultivar mu-cu-16 chromosome LG04, ASM280686v2, whole genome shotgun sequence, the following are encoded in one genomic region:
- the LOC111794115 gene encoding probable plastid-lipid-associated protein 4, chloroplastic codes for MAMALSSSTITPTLKLSPPPTSQSARLLLRIPSNPNSAAPTSINKLLTAAPSDKWRLRISFFPAFLKKGKDVGALKEELLEAIAPLDRGAEATPEDQEMVDQISRKLEAVNPTKEPLKSDLLNGKWELIYTTSTSILQTERPKLLRSRTNYQGINVDTLRAQNMESWPFFNQVTANLKPLNTRKVAVQFDTFKILGLIPVKAPGRARGELEITYLDEELRISRGDKGNLFILKMIDPSYRVPV; via the exons atggcaATGGCCTTATCCTCATCTACAATTACTCCGACCCTCAAACTGTCGCCTCCTCCAACATCCCAATCCGCCCGGCTTCTCCTTCGCATCCCCTCCAACCCCAATTCCGCCGCCCCAACTTCGATCAATAAGCTCCTCACCGCTGCACCGTCCGACAAGTGGAGGCTCCgaatctctttctttcctgcCTTTTTGAAGAAGGGCAAAGATGTTGGTGCTCTTAAAGAGGAGCTTCTTGAGGCGATTGCGCCCCTTGATCGAGGAGCTGAGGCCACCCCTGAAGACCAGGAAATGGTCGATCAG ATATCACGTAAGCTTGAAGCAGTTAACCCAACAAAGGAACCACTCAAATCTGATTTACTAAATGGGAAATGGGAGCTCATATATACCACATCAACATCAATTCTGCAAACTGAG AGGCCCAAGTTGTTAAGATCAAGAACAAACTATCAAGGAATCAATGTAGATACACTAAGAGCTCAAAATATGGAATCTTGGCCATTCTTCAACCAG GTCACAGCCAACTTGAAGCCTTTAAACACAAGAAAAGTAGCTGTTCAATTTGACACTTTCAAAATTCTTGGTCTG ATACCAGTTAAAGCGCCAGGAAGAGCGCGTGGTGAACTGGAAATCACATATTTAGATGAAGAGTTGCG AATATCTCGAGGTGACAAAGGGAACCTCTTTATCTTGAAGATGATCGACCCTTCTTATCGGGTACCAGTATAA